A window of the Brassica napus cultivar Da-Ae chromosome A2, Da-Ae, whole genome shotgun sequence genome harbors these coding sequences:
- the LOC125581490 gene encoding ubiquitin C-terminal hydrolase 12-like isoform X1, translated as MTMVTPPPVDQQEDEEMLVPHSDLVEDPAQPMEVSETETAVSTVENQPAAEEPPTLKFTWTIPHFSRINTRKQYSDVFVVGGYKWRILIFPKGNNVDHLSMYLDVADAASLPYGWSRYAQFSLAVVNQVHTRYTIRKETQHQFNARESDWGFTSFMPLSELYDPSRGYLANDTVYIEAEVVVRKVLDYWSYDSKKETGFVGLKNQGATCYMNSLLQTLYHIPYFRKAVYHMPTTENDAPTASIPLALQSLFYKLQYNDTSVATKELTKSFGWDTYDSFMQHDVQELNRVLCEKLEDKMKGTVVEGTIQQLFEGHHMNYIECINVDYKSTRKESFYDLQLDVKGCKDVYASFDKYVEVERLEGDNKYHAEGHGLQDAKKGVLFIDFPPVLQLQLKRFEYDFMRDSMVKINDRYEFPLELDLDREDGKYLSPDADRSVRNLYTLHSVLVHSGGVHGGHYYAFIRPTLSDQWYKFDDERVTKEDLKRALEEQYGGEEELPQTNPGFNNPPFKFTKYSNAYMLVYIRESDKDKIICNVDEKDIAEHLRVRLKKEQEEKEDKRKYKAQAHLFTIIKVARDQDLKEQIGKDIYFDLVDHDKVRSFRIQKQTPFQQFKEEVAKEFGIPVQCQRFWIWAKRQNHTYRPNRPLTPQEELQPVGQIREASNKANTAELKLFLEVELLDERPIPPPEKSKEDILLFFKLYDPEKPELRYVGRLMVKSSSKPMDITGKLNEMAGFAPDEEIELFEEIKFEPGVMCEHLDKKNSFRLCQIEDGDIICFQKPVVNKEIECRYPAVPLFLEYVQNRQLVRFRALEKPKEDEFVLELSKLHTYDDVVERVAEKLGLDDPSKLRLTSHNCYSQQPKPQPIKYRGVDRLSDMLVHYNQTSDILYYEVLDIPLPELQGLKTLKVAFHHSTKEEVVIHNIRLPKQSTVGDVINELKTKVELSHPDAELRILEVFYHKIYKIFPLTERIENINDQYWTLRAEEIPEEEKNIGPNDRLILVYHFAKETGQNQQVQNFGEPFFLVIHEGETLQEIKNRIQKKLHVSDEDFAKWKFAFMSMGRPEYLQDSDVVYNRFQRRDVYGAFEQYLGLEHTDTTPKRAYAANQNRHAYEKPVKIYN; from the exons ATGACTATGGTGACTCCGCCTCCCGTCGAT CAGCAAGAGGATGAGGAGATGCTTGTTCCGCATTCAGATTTGGTTGAGGATCCTGCTCAGCCCATGGAAG TTTCCGAAACTGAGACTGCTGTGAGCACTGTGGAGAATCAGCCAGCAGCTGAGGAGCCTCCCACTCTGAAATTCACGTGGACTATCCCACACTTCTCGAGGATTAACACCAGGAAGCAGTACTCCGATGTGTTTGTTGTTGGAGGTTACAAATG GCGCATATTGATTTTCCCGAAAGGGAACAATGTTGACCATTTGTCCATGTACTTGGATGTTGCTGATGCTGCGAGTTTGCCTTACGGCTGGAGCAGGTATGCTCAGTTCAGCCTGGCTGTTGTCAATCAAGTCCACACCAGATACACCATTAGAAAAG AAACGCAACATCAATTCAATGCGAGAGAAAGCGATTGGGGATTTACGTCATTCATGCCTCTTAGCGAACTTTATGATCCTAGTAGAGGATATTTGGCGAATGATACTGTTTACATTGAAGCTGAAGTTGTTGTGCGTAAGGTTCTTGATTATTGGTCTTACGATTCCAAAAAAGAGACCGGGTTTGTTGGTCTCAAGAACCAAGGTGCAACTTGTTACATGAATTCGCTTCTACAGACACTATACCACATTCCTTACTTCAGAAAG GCTGTATACCACATGCCAACCACTGAGAACGATGCGCCCACAGCAAGTATACCTTTGGCTCTCCAAAGTTTGTTTTACAAGCTCCAATATAACGACACCAGTGTTGCGACAAAGGAGCTGACGAAGTCGTTTGGTTGGGACACATATGATTCTTTCATGCAACATGATGTCCAAGAACTCAATCGAGTTCTCTGCGAGAAACTTGAGGATAAAATGAAG GGAACTGTTGTGGAGGGAACTATACAACAGCTATTTGAGGGTCACCATATGAATTATATCGAGTGCATAAATGTAGATTACAAATCTACACGGAAAGAATCATTTTATG ACCTTCAGCTGGATGTTAAAGGCTGCAAGGATGTTTATGCTTCTTTTGACAAATATGTTGAAGTTGAACGCCTTGAAGGAGACAACAAATATCATGCAGAAGGACACGGATTACAG GATGCAAAAAAAGGTGTTCTTTTCATAGACTTTCCACCGGTTCTTCAGCTCCAGCTCAAAAGGTTTGAATATGACTTCATGAGGGATTCCATGGTGAAG ATAAATGATCGCTATGAATTTCCGCTGGAACTTGATCTTGATAGAGAGGATGGGAAGTATTTATCCCCTGATGCTGACAGGAGTGTCCGCAACCTTTATACACTTCACAG TGTCTTAGTTCATAGTGGAGGAGTACATGGTGGGCATTATTACGCATTTATAAGGCCCACGCTCTCAGATCAATG GTataaatttgatgatgaacGAGTAACCAAAGAAGATTTGAAAAGGGCACTGGAGGAGCAATATGGTGGTGAAGAGGAG CTACCACAGACTAATCCTGGTTTCAATAACCCTCCTTTCAAATTCACAAAGTACTCGAATGCATATATGCTTGTATATATCCGGGAAAGTGACAAAGATAAAATAATCTGCAACGTTGATGAGAAAGACATTGCTGAGCACTTAAGG gtgaggctgaagaaggaacaagaagaaaaggaagacaaaagaaaatacaaGGCACAAGCTCACCTTTTTACGATAATTAAG GTTGCAAGAGATCAAGACCTTAAGGAACAAATTGGGAAGGATATATATTTTGATCTTGTTGATCATGACAAAGTTCGTAGTTTCCGGATCCAGAAACAGACACCATTTCAACAGTTTAAG GAGGAGGTGGCCAAGGAATTTGGTATACCTGTTCAGTGTCAGAGGTTCTGGATTTGGGCAAAGCGACAAAACCATACCTATCGTCCCAATCGCCCCCTTACACCTCAGGAGGAATTACAACCG GTTGGACAAATTAGAGAAGCATCTAACAAGGCAAACACTGCAGAACTTAAGCTGTTTTTGGAAGTAGAGCTGCTG GATGAACGTCCTATTCCTCCTCctgaaaaatcaaaagaagatattcttcttttctttaagCTTTATGACCCCGAGAAGCCTGAGTTAAG GTATGTTGGCAGACTGATGGTGAAAAGTTCCAGTAAGCCTATGGATATAACTGGAAAACTGAATGAAATGGCTGGCTTTGCTCCTGATGAAGAAATAGAACTTTTTGAG GAAATCAAGTTTGAGCCTGGTGTTATGTGCGAACACCTGGATAAGAAAAATTCATTCAGATTGTGCCAA ATCGAAGATGGAGATATCATTTGCTTTCAGAAACCTGTTGTTAACAAGGAGATTGAATGCCGCTACCCAGCTGTGCCTTTGTTTCTTGAATATGTCCAGAATCGACAG CTGGTCCGGTTTCGTGCTCTGGAAAAACCTAAAGAAGATGAGTTCGTTCTGGAGTT gTCAAAGTTGCACACTTATGACGATGTCGTGGAAAGAGTGGCGGAGAAGCTTGGTCTTGACGatccatccaagcttaggcttacATCTCACAATTGCTATTCCCAGCAACCCAAGCCTCAGCCTATCAAATACCGTGGAGTAGACCGTTTGTCAGACATGTTAGTTCACTACAATCAG ACGTCTGATATTCTGTATTATGAAGTTCTTGACATTCCTCTTCCAGAATTGCAAGGTCTTAAAACCTTAAAAGTTGCTTTTCATCATTCCACGAAGGAAGAA GTGGTAATCCACAATATCAGACTACCTAAACAAAGCACGGTCGGAGATGTTAtaaatgaactaaaaacaaag GTGGAGCTCTCGCATCCAGATGCAGAACTGAGAATACTTGAGGTGTTTTACCACAAGATCTACAAG ATTTTTCCATTAACTGAAAGAATTGAGAATATAAACGACCAGTACTGGACTTTGCGAGCTGAGGAG AttccggaagaagagaaaaacatTGGTCCAAATGATCGCTTAATTCTCGTGTACCACTTTGCTAAGGAAACTGGACAGAATCAG CAAGTGCAAAACTTTGGGGAGCCCTTCTTCTTGGTAATCCATGAAGGTGAAACTCTTCAAGAAATCAAGAACCGTATCCAAAAGAAGCTTCATGTATCAGATGAAGACTTTGCCAAG TGGAAGTTTGCGTTCATGTCAATGGGACGTCCGGAGTACTTGCAGGACTCAGATGTTGTTTACAATCGCTTTCAG AGGAGAGATGTCTATGGTGCTTTTGAGCAGTATCTGGGGTTGGAGCACACTGATACCACTCCTAAGAGGGCTTATGCTGCAAACCAG AACCGACACGCGTATGAGAAGCCGGTGAAGATATACAATTAG
- the LOC125581490 gene encoding ubiquitin C-terminal hydrolase 12-like isoform X2, translating into MTMVTPPPVDQEDEEMLVPHSDLVEDPAQPMEVSETETAVSTVENQPAAEEPPTLKFTWTIPHFSRINTRKQYSDVFVVGGYKWRILIFPKGNNVDHLSMYLDVADAASLPYGWSRYAQFSLAVVNQVHTRYTIRKETQHQFNARESDWGFTSFMPLSELYDPSRGYLANDTVYIEAEVVVRKVLDYWSYDSKKETGFVGLKNQGATCYMNSLLQTLYHIPYFRKAVYHMPTTENDAPTASIPLALQSLFYKLQYNDTSVATKELTKSFGWDTYDSFMQHDVQELNRVLCEKLEDKMKGTVVEGTIQQLFEGHHMNYIECINVDYKSTRKESFYDLQLDVKGCKDVYASFDKYVEVERLEGDNKYHAEGHGLQDAKKGVLFIDFPPVLQLQLKRFEYDFMRDSMVKINDRYEFPLELDLDREDGKYLSPDADRSVRNLYTLHSVLVHSGGVHGGHYYAFIRPTLSDQWYKFDDERVTKEDLKRALEEQYGGEEELPQTNPGFNNPPFKFTKYSNAYMLVYIRESDKDKIICNVDEKDIAEHLRVRLKKEQEEKEDKRKYKAQAHLFTIIKVARDQDLKEQIGKDIYFDLVDHDKVRSFRIQKQTPFQQFKEEVAKEFGIPVQCQRFWIWAKRQNHTYRPNRPLTPQEELQPVGQIREASNKANTAELKLFLEVELLDERPIPPPEKSKEDILLFFKLYDPEKPELRYVGRLMVKSSSKPMDITGKLNEMAGFAPDEEIELFEEIKFEPGVMCEHLDKKNSFRLCQIEDGDIICFQKPVVNKEIECRYPAVPLFLEYVQNRQLVRFRALEKPKEDEFVLELSKLHTYDDVVERVAEKLGLDDPSKLRLTSHNCYSQQPKPQPIKYRGVDRLSDMLVHYNQTSDILYYEVLDIPLPELQGLKTLKVAFHHSTKEEVVIHNIRLPKQSTVGDVINELKTKVELSHPDAELRILEVFYHKIYKIFPLTERIENINDQYWTLRAEEIPEEEKNIGPNDRLILVYHFAKETGQNQQVQNFGEPFFLVIHEGETLQEIKNRIQKKLHVSDEDFAKWKFAFMSMGRPEYLQDSDVVYNRFQRRDVYGAFEQYLGLEHTDTTPKRAYAANQNRHAYEKPVKIYN; encoded by the exons ATGACTATGGTGACTCCGCCTCCCGTCGAT CAAGAGGATGAGGAGATGCTTGTTCCGCATTCAGATTTGGTTGAGGATCCTGCTCAGCCCATGGAAG TTTCCGAAACTGAGACTGCTGTGAGCACTGTGGAGAATCAGCCAGCAGCTGAGGAGCCTCCCACTCTGAAATTCACGTGGACTATCCCACACTTCTCGAGGATTAACACCAGGAAGCAGTACTCCGATGTGTTTGTTGTTGGAGGTTACAAATG GCGCATATTGATTTTCCCGAAAGGGAACAATGTTGACCATTTGTCCATGTACTTGGATGTTGCTGATGCTGCGAGTTTGCCTTACGGCTGGAGCAGGTATGCTCAGTTCAGCCTGGCTGTTGTCAATCAAGTCCACACCAGATACACCATTAGAAAAG AAACGCAACATCAATTCAATGCGAGAGAAAGCGATTGGGGATTTACGTCATTCATGCCTCTTAGCGAACTTTATGATCCTAGTAGAGGATATTTGGCGAATGATACTGTTTACATTGAAGCTGAAGTTGTTGTGCGTAAGGTTCTTGATTATTGGTCTTACGATTCCAAAAAAGAGACCGGGTTTGTTGGTCTCAAGAACCAAGGTGCAACTTGTTACATGAATTCGCTTCTACAGACACTATACCACATTCCTTACTTCAGAAAG GCTGTATACCACATGCCAACCACTGAGAACGATGCGCCCACAGCAAGTATACCTTTGGCTCTCCAAAGTTTGTTTTACAAGCTCCAATATAACGACACCAGTGTTGCGACAAAGGAGCTGACGAAGTCGTTTGGTTGGGACACATATGATTCTTTCATGCAACATGATGTCCAAGAACTCAATCGAGTTCTCTGCGAGAAACTTGAGGATAAAATGAAG GGAACTGTTGTGGAGGGAACTATACAACAGCTATTTGAGGGTCACCATATGAATTATATCGAGTGCATAAATGTAGATTACAAATCTACACGGAAAGAATCATTTTATG ACCTTCAGCTGGATGTTAAAGGCTGCAAGGATGTTTATGCTTCTTTTGACAAATATGTTGAAGTTGAACGCCTTGAAGGAGACAACAAATATCATGCAGAAGGACACGGATTACAG GATGCAAAAAAAGGTGTTCTTTTCATAGACTTTCCACCGGTTCTTCAGCTCCAGCTCAAAAGGTTTGAATATGACTTCATGAGGGATTCCATGGTGAAG ATAAATGATCGCTATGAATTTCCGCTGGAACTTGATCTTGATAGAGAGGATGGGAAGTATTTATCCCCTGATGCTGACAGGAGTGTCCGCAACCTTTATACACTTCACAG TGTCTTAGTTCATAGTGGAGGAGTACATGGTGGGCATTATTACGCATTTATAAGGCCCACGCTCTCAGATCAATG GTataaatttgatgatgaacGAGTAACCAAAGAAGATTTGAAAAGGGCACTGGAGGAGCAATATGGTGGTGAAGAGGAG CTACCACAGACTAATCCTGGTTTCAATAACCCTCCTTTCAAATTCACAAAGTACTCGAATGCATATATGCTTGTATATATCCGGGAAAGTGACAAAGATAAAATAATCTGCAACGTTGATGAGAAAGACATTGCTGAGCACTTAAGG gtgaggctgaagaaggaacaagaagaaaaggaagacaaaagaaaatacaaGGCACAAGCTCACCTTTTTACGATAATTAAG GTTGCAAGAGATCAAGACCTTAAGGAACAAATTGGGAAGGATATATATTTTGATCTTGTTGATCATGACAAAGTTCGTAGTTTCCGGATCCAGAAACAGACACCATTTCAACAGTTTAAG GAGGAGGTGGCCAAGGAATTTGGTATACCTGTTCAGTGTCAGAGGTTCTGGATTTGGGCAAAGCGACAAAACCATACCTATCGTCCCAATCGCCCCCTTACACCTCAGGAGGAATTACAACCG GTTGGACAAATTAGAGAAGCATCTAACAAGGCAAACACTGCAGAACTTAAGCTGTTTTTGGAAGTAGAGCTGCTG GATGAACGTCCTATTCCTCCTCctgaaaaatcaaaagaagatattcttcttttctttaagCTTTATGACCCCGAGAAGCCTGAGTTAAG GTATGTTGGCAGACTGATGGTGAAAAGTTCCAGTAAGCCTATGGATATAACTGGAAAACTGAATGAAATGGCTGGCTTTGCTCCTGATGAAGAAATAGAACTTTTTGAG GAAATCAAGTTTGAGCCTGGTGTTATGTGCGAACACCTGGATAAGAAAAATTCATTCAGATTGTGCCAA ATCGAAGATGGAGATATCATTTGCTTTCAGAAACCTGTTGTTAACAAGGAGATTGAATGCCGCTACCCAGCTGTGCCTTTGTTTCTTGAATATGTCCAGAATCGACAG CTGGTCCGGTTTCGTGCTCTGGAAAAACCTAAAGAAGATGAGTTCGTTCTGGAGTT gTCAAAGTTGCACACTTATGACGATGTCGTGGAAAGAGTGGCGGAGAAGCTTGGTCTTGACGatccatccaagcttaggcttacATCTCACAATTGCTATTCCCAGCAACCCAAGCCTCAGCCTATCAAATACCGTGGAGTAGACCGTTTGTCAGACATGTTAGTTCACTACAATCAG ACGTCTGATATTCTGTATTATGAAGTTCTTGACATTCCTCTTCCAGAATTGCAAGGTCTTAAAACCTTAAAAGTTGCTTTTCATCATTCCACGAAGGAAGAA GTGGTAATCCACAATATCAGACTACCTAAACAAAGCACGGTCGGAGATGTTAtaaatgaactaaaaacaaag GTGGAGCTCTCGCATCCAGATGCAGAACTGAGAATACTTGAGGTGTTTTACCACAAGATCTACAAG ATTTTTCCATTAACTGAAAGAATTGAGAATATAAACGACCAGTACTGGACTTTGCGAGCTGAGGAG AttccggaagaagagaaaaacatTGGTCCAAATGATCGCTTAATTCTCGTGTACCACTTTGCTAAGGAAACTGGACAGAATCAG CAAGTGCAAAACTTTGGGGAGCCCTTCTTCTTGGTAATCCATGAAGGTGAAACTCTTCAAGAAATCAAGAACCGTATCCAAAAGAAGCTTCATGTATCAGATGAAGACTTTGCCAAG TGGAAGTTTGCGTTCATGTCAATGGGACGTCCGGAGTACTTGCAGGACTCAGATGTTGTTTACAATCGCTTTCAG AGGAGAGATGTCTATGGTGCTTTTGAGCAGTATCTGGGGTTGGAGCACACTGATACCACTCCTAAGAGGGCTTATGCTGCAAACCAG AACCGACACGCGTATGAGAAGCCGGTGAAGATATACAATTAG
- the LOC106399498 gene encoding histone-lysine N-methyltransferase ATXR4: MSRFALGRYSRYLSRLKPLPHLNKPSPFSSSAASSQDGAACQTGPPPIRVGLTESAGRAVFATRRISSGDLIHTAKPVLTCPSLLSLDSVCYLCLKKLMGSAKFRDRGVSYCSQECQDNAKGFYDVETRGDWSSFVDYCRTHNFKYPLMVKRLSCMVISGALSADCLDILQPATLSSAMISKIEDGYGLLWNAFRKANFTEDDVAFLTKQWYTGILARIRINAFRIDLVGGSCGEDLLSLAAASVEGEGAVGHAVYMLPSFYNHDCDPNAHIFWLQNADARLMTLRDVEEGEELRICYIDASMGYEARQTLLSQGFGFCCNCLRCQSRD; the protein is encoded by the exons ATGTCGCGGTTTGCTTTAGGTCGTTATAGCCGTTACCTCTCCCGCCTTAAACCTCTGCCTCATCTGAACAAGCCTTCCCCTTTCTCTTCCTCTGCTGCTTCGAGTCAAGATGGTGCCGCTTGTCAGACCGGTCCGCCACCGATCCGGGTCGGACTCACCGAGTCAGCGGGTCGGGCAGTTTTCGCAACGCGCAGAATCAGTTCCGGAGATCTCATACACACAGCCAAGCCTGTCTTAACTTGCCCTTCTCTCCTCTCGCTCGACTCAGTTTGCTATCTTTGCCTCAAGAAACTCATGGGCTCTGCTAAGTTTCGAGATCGTGGTGTCTCTTATTGCAGCCAAGAGTGCCAAGACAACGCAAAG GGGTTTTATGATGTTGAAACCAGAGGAGATTGGTCAAGTTTCGTTGATTATTGTAG GACGCACAACTTCAAGTACCCGCTTATGGTCAAGAGGTTGAGCTGTATGGTAATATCAGGTGCCCTGTCCGCTGACTGTCTTGACATACTCCAACCAGCTACATTATCTTCTGCCATGATTTCAAAA ATAGAAGATGGTTATGGCTTGCTATGGAATGCATTCAGGAAGGCAAATTTCACGGAGGACGATGTTGCTT TTTTAACTAAACAATGGTATACGGGCATTCTCGCCCGGATCCGCATCAACGCATTTCGTATTGATCTAGTTGGAGGCTCATGTGGAGAAGACCTTCTTTCACTGGCTGCAGCGTCTGTTGAAGGTGAAGGTGCGGTTGGCCATGCCGTTTATATGTTACCTTCCTTCTACAATCATGACTGTG ACCCCAATGCACACATATTCTGGTTGCAGAACGCAGATGCAAGGTTAATGACTCTCCGCGATGTTGAAGAAG GGGAAGAGCTTCGGATATGTTATATAGATGCAAGCATGGGATATGAGGCTAGGCAAACACTGCTCTCTCAAGGCTTTGGCTTCTGCTGCAACTGCTTA